In Dermacentor albipictus isolate Rhodes 1998 colony chromosome 6, USDA_Dalb.pri_finalv2, whole genome shotgun sequence, the following proteins share a genomic window:
- the mtTFB1 gene encoding dimethyladenosine transferase 1, mitochondrial, translating to MPAAQSVRMAGAAAACRLPPMPSARDLLRMYGIRAMRKLSQNFLLDPKLARRLVRACGSVRDKHVIEVGPGPGCLTRPLLERGARRVVAIEKDNRFAPTLDILSEASEGRLQVVLGDIFHQHLQEFIPEELGVPWDSDDIPEVCLVGNLPFSVASPLLVSWLRQISLREGPFQRGRVPLSLTFQLEVAERIGAPILDPQRCRLSILCQNYCTTQHRLTLNGSSFVPPAAVDVGLVRLVPLKEPLIRHPFDLIEKVINGLFNGRQKVLTNGVKNLFPRNREELVPRLVTLADVDPTTRILQLTVEEIGRLCDVYEQFCSEEPELRRYHFRLGR from the exons ATGCCGGCCGCGCAGAGCGTGCGCATGGCAGGAGCTGCGGCGGCATGTCGACTGCCGCCGATGCCGTCGGCGCGCGACCTTCTACGCATGTACGGCATCCGCGCAATGCGCAAGTTGTCCCAAAACTTCCTGCTTGACCCCAAGTTGGCCAGGAGGCTGGTGCGCGCTTGCGGCAGCGTGCGCGATAAGCACGTCATCGAGGTAGGACCCGGGCCTGGGTGCCTCACCAGACCCCTGCTAGAGCGCGGAGCACGGCGGGTCGTGGCCATCGAGAAGGACAATCGATTCGCCCCTACGCTGGAT ATCCTGTCTGAAGCCAGCGAGGGCCGACTACAGGTGGTGTTGGGTGACATCTTTCACCAGCATTTGCAGGAGTTCATACCAGA GGAGCTAGGTGTGCCGTGGGACTCGGATGACATACCCGAGGTCTGCCTGGTGGGCAACCTGCCATTTAGCGTTGCCAGCCCACTTCTGGTGAGCTGGCTGAGGCAGATATCGCTACGCGAGGGCCCCTTCCAGCGTGGGCGTGTGCCTCTCAGCCTGACCTTTCAACTGGAGGTGGCCGAGCGCATTGGTGCCCCCATCCTGGACCCACAGCGGTGCCGTCTCTCCATCCTCTGCCAGAACTACTGCACCACCCAGCACAGGCTTACGCTCAATG GAAGTAGCTTCGTGCCTCCTGCAGCAGTGGACGTTGGGCTGGTGCGACTGGTGCCGTTGAAGGAGCCGCTCATTCGGCATCCCTTTGACCTGATCGAGAAAGTCATCAACGGCCTCTTTAATGGCCGCCAGAAAGTGCTCACAAACGGTGTGAA GAACCTGTTTCCCCGTAACCGCGAAGAATTGGTGCCGCGCCTCGTAACATTGGCCGACGTTGATCCCACGACGAGGATCCTCCAGTTGACTGTGGAAGAGATTGGACGCTTGTGCGACGTCTACGAACAGTTTTGCTCGGAGGAGCCCGAACTGCGACGGTACCACTTCAGGCTGGGACGCTGA
- the LOC135907782 gene encoding uncharacterized protein, with the protein MEPEERALWSYAVHLEGLGLSHMKAADLVLAFQTAGIGAGGRTIPFPTVCTNGGGTRVCRIFEHLTLWNELLWFAMAELREVQPGRLAFLCRHFLRPLQQNCQEQLERTYALIHCVLAKHHCVVSVVVDYDMLKGYPTLFSDALRRSTSLEKLQIDTSGLEFEEVGKLIVDVCANCHLKELTCSEIRLLESGNEVQARFADYLRKSTTLKVLSVISMSCHSDYKVVMGPLQENSTITSLTIDSVCIELDNGASLSGFLSADSVLTELTVVKQTWRTVCNIEPLFKSLKRNSMLRKLSLQRFLFSLADAALMSDTLTANTTLQELDVSHTEWTFMEPWLSVDSENDSAVKSAKSAWGKWWRVQPFVNALQRSVSLQRLEFGHIYFCDYELRRLLLAVKESDSFRQLHFLQLSCGCFCEFVDLVRETGTFDKVAIRNCYSNATLFVNALNRCERLPFTGNHSFRSLDMKRLREICTALTLHDSITSINLRTDRPFESFDEQCATSLARYVSSTTTLRELDVTISATDKSVNRIVIAGLLANRSLERLGIYSCSLYDSDVHVFTKWLQQSKTLYWLSGSFVPEDVRVRLVSELVGCLRSSYTLTSLDISNLEKSHAHWQVIQGQLCRNASLVVRATHFATGSTLKRCASAFELVSWHPLVFYRLLHLSSMCVDEVQQKLVQSKKRLLIDFWQLAGVVKEELCCHERDDGKLQIDQIGFDAWMALRKFLKVGDIADA; encoded by the coding sequence ATGGAGCCAGAGGAAAGAGCACTGTGGTCCTACGCTGTCCACCTCGAAGGCTTGGGACTCTCCCACATGAAAGCTGCCGACCTGGTGCTTGCCTTTCAAACGGCTGGAATCGGGGCTGGAGGACGCACGATTCCATTTCCCACCGTTTGCACAAACGGTGGCGGTACCCGGGTGTGCCGCATATTTGAGCACCTCACCCTTTGGAATGAACTCCTGTGGTTCGCCATGGCTGAGCTCAGGGAGGTCCAACCAGGCAGATTGGCCTTTCTGTGCCGGCACTTTCTTAGACCGTTGCAGCAGAATTGCCAGGAGCAGCTTGAACGCACATATGCACTGATCCACTGTGTGCTTGCCAAGCATCACTGCGTCGTTTCGGTTGTGGTCGATTACGACATGCTCAAAGGCTACCCTACGCTATTCAGCGATGCATTGCGACGAAGCACCTCTCTTGAGAAGCTGCAGATCGACACCTCTGGGCTGGAGTTTGAGGAGGTCGGCAAGCTCATTGTCGACGTCTGTGCAAACTGTCACCTCAAGGAGTTGACGTGCAGCGAGATTAGGCTCCTGGAAAGTGGCAATGAAGTACAGGCACGCTTTGCAGACTACTTGAGAAAGTCAACTACACTGAAGGTGTTGAGTGTCATCAGTATGTCCTGCCATTCTGACTACAAGGTTGTCATGGGACCTCTGCAGGAGAATTCGACCATTACTAGTCTGACGATTGACAGCGTGTGCATAGAACTCGACAATGGTGCTTCCCTGTCTGGGTTTCTTTCTGCCGACTCCGTGCTTACAGAACTGACTGTGGTAAAGCAGACCTGGCGTACTGTATGTAACATAGAGCCCTTGTTTAAGAGCTTAAAAAGAAACAGTATGCTCCGGAAGCTCAGCCTTCAGCGATTTTTGTTTAGCCTGGCTGATGCAGCTTTAATGTCAGATACACTGACTGCGAACACAACACTCCAGGAGCTTGACGTCAGTCATACCGAATGGACATTCATGGAGCCGTGGCTCAGTGTGGACAGCGAGAACGATTCTGCTGTCAAGAGTGCCAAGTCTGCATGGGGCAAATGGTGGCGTGTTCAGCCATTTGTCAATGCTTTACAGAGGAGTGTCTCTCTCCAGAGGCTGGAATTCGGACACATCTATTTTTGCGACTATGAATTGCGAAGGCTCCTTTTGGCGGTGAAAGAGAGTGACTCATTTCGTCAACTCCATTTCTTACAGCTGAGCTGTGGCTGCTTCTGCGAATTTGTCGACCTCGTTCGGGAGACGGGCACCTTCGATAAGGTCGCTATCCGGAATTGCTACTCCAATGCCACGCTCTTTGTTAACGCTCTGAATAGATGCGAGCGGCTTCCGTTTACAGGAAACCACAGCTTTAGGTCCCTTGACATGAAACGTTTGCGGGAAATATGTACCGCTCTTACGTTGCACGACAGCATCACTTCGATTAATCTGCGTACTGACCGGCCTTTTGAATCCTTTGATGAACAATGCGCTACCTCGTTGGCAAGATATGTGTCGTCGACAACCACACTGAGGGAGCTGGACGTCACCATTAGTGCCACAGACAAATCTGTCAACAGGATTGTCATTGCTGGTCTCTTGGCAAACAGAAGCCTTGAGAGGCTCGGAATATACAGCTGCTCTCTGTATGACAGTGACGTGCATGTATTCACTAAGTGGCTGCAGCAGAGCAAGACCTTGTACTGGCTGTCCGGCTCTTTTGTGCCCGAAGATGTGCGTGTCCGTCTCGTGTCGGAGCTGGTTGGCTGCCTTCGAAGTAGCTACACGCTTACATCCTTAGACATCTCGAATCTTGAGAAGAGTCATGCTCACTGGCAGGTCATCCAGGGTCAACTATGTCGAAATGCCTCACTGGTTGTACGCGCCACACACTTTGCCACAGGTTCCACGCTAAAGAGGTGCGCAAGTGCATTTGAACTTGTGTCATGGCACCCGTTGGTCTTCTATAGGCTACTGCACCTGTCATCAATGTGCGTGGATGAGGTGCAACAGAAGCTGGTGCAGAGCAAGAAGCGTCTCTTGATCGACTTTTGGcagttggctggtgttgtaaaagAAGAGCTCTGCTGCCATGAGCGTGATGATGGCAAGCTTCAGATAGACCAAATAGGCTTTGATGCCTGGATGGCATTGCGCAAGTTTTTGAAAGTTGGTGACATTGCAGATGCTTAG
- the LOC135907784 gene encoding inositol monophosphatase 3 produces MAWLALRGSGRMVVVLAAAVSLLVLLYVARIRTSRPALVSLRQLLDAGVAAAEAGGDEVRRVRLSNRLAQQSKGKTREGADDPLTAGDLSSHRVMYGGLSASFPGLSIISEEHTDGDRDAAANLQSRARTLGGLIGDDVLVPAEAVTVWIDPLDATQEYTENLLDYVTTMVCVAVHGSPVIGVIHQPFLNKTTWGWVGHGSNVHSPAQGDATESRTVVVSRSHPGEVQDLAKKAFGSEVKVVPAGGAGYKVLQLVEGHADAYLHSSAIKKWDVCAGNALLASLGGHMTALDGTPLSYSIEATPVHLGGLLAALSNHGQMLDSVRKARAKA; encoded by the exons ATGGCCTGGTTGGCACTTCGAGGTAGCGGCCGGATGGTGGTCGTCCTGGCCGCCGCCGTCTCGCTGCTCGTGCTGCTCTACGTGGCGCGGATACGGACTTCGCGGCCCGCTCTGGTGAGCCTGCGACAACTGCTGGACGCCGGCGTGGCCGCCGCGGAAGCGGGCGGTGACGAAGTCCGGCGCGTGCGCCTCAGCAACCGCCTCGCGCAGCAGAGCAAAGGCAAGACGCGCGAAGGCGCCGACGACCCACTCACGGCGGGCGACCTCAGCTCGCACCGCGTCATGTACGGCGGTCTGTCGGCGTCTTTTCCGGGACTCTCG ATCATCTCAGAGGAACACACTGACGGAGACCGTGATGCAGCCGCTAATTTGCAGTCCAGAGCACGCACTCTGGGAGGCTTGATTGGAGACGACGTCCTTGTACCAGCAGAGGCCGTCACAGTGTGGATTGACCCGTTAGACGCTACTCAGGAGTACACAG AAAACCTGCTTGACTATGTCACCACCATGGTCTGTGTGGCTGTGCACGGCTCGCCAGTGATTGGCGTCATACACCAGCCCTTCCTCAACAAGACAA CTTGGGGCTGGGTTGGCCATGGAAGCAACGTCCATTCCCCTGCTCAAGGTGACGCGACCGAGTCTCGTACGGTTGTGGTGTCACGATCTCATCCCGGGGAAGTGCAAGATCTGGCCAAGAAGGCCTTTGGCTCAGAAGTCAAAGTAGTGCCGGCCGGAGGTGCAG GCTACAAGGTGCTACAGCTGGTGGAAGGCCACGCAGACGCATACCTGCACAGTAGCGCCATCAAAAAGTGGGACGTGTGCGCAGGCAATGCCCTTCTCGCGTCGCTGGGAGGCCACATGACCGCACTCGACGGCACACCTCTGAGCTACAGCATAGAGGCCACGCCGGTACATCTGGGAGGCCTCCTGGCTGCCCTGAGCAATCACGGACAGATGCTGGACTCTGTGCGCAAGGCTCGTGCAAAGGCTTGA